A genomic segment from Dietzia psychralcaliphila encodes:
- a CDS encoding cytochrome c biogenesis CcdA family protein, with translation MDIGLLSAFIGGSLALLSPCGALLLPAFFASTVGSGPRLWLHGVVFYVGLVVVLVPLGIGAGVVGSVFVTNRGVIIIAASVLLIVLGAAQVLGFGFDAARLLPGAGTLQSQSDARAGLVKTVLLGAASGVAGFCAGPILGAVLTLAAAQGDVVTAGTLLAVYGAGMVVPLTVLAALWGRIGTRTRAALRGRTFTVLGRELHSTSVVTGLLILAVGILFWTTNGFIGVPELVPIDVQAGLQAGVAAVANPVVDVLVLVVLAGIGLLVWNRMRSRGRATVSEPEPR, from the coding sequence GTGGACATCGGGCTGCTCAGTGCGTTCATCGGTGGGTCCCTGGCACTGTTGAGTCCCTGTGGGGCACTGTTGTTGCCCGCGTTCTTCGCCTCCACCGTTGGCTCGGGGCCCCGATTGTGGCTGCATGGCGTTGTCTTCTACGTGGGTCTGGTCGTGGTCCTGGTGCCGCTCGGGATCGGTGCCGGCGTGGTCGGCAGCGTGTTCGTCACCAACCGCGGAGTGATCATCATTGCCGCGTCGGTATTGCTCATCGTGCTCGGGGCGGCGCAGGTACTCGGGTTCGGCTTCGACGCCGCTCGCCTCCTGCCGGGGGCGGGCACGCTGCAGAGCCAGTCAGACGCCCGCGCGGGTCTGGTAAAGACGGTGCTGCTCGGCGCTGCCAGTGGCGTGGCCGGCTTCTGCGCTGGGCCGATACTCGGAGCTGTTCTGACGCTGGCGGCTGCGCAGGGCGATGTGGTCACTGCGGGAACGCTGCTGGCCGTTTACGGCGCCGGGATGGTCGTGCCGCTCACCGTCCTGGCCGCACTGTGGGGCCGTATCGGGACGCGGACCCGAGCCGCGCTGCGGGGTCGAACGTTCACCGTCCTTGGCCGCGAACTGCACAGTACCTCGGTGGTCACGGGCCTGCTCATCCTCGCGGTCGGGATCCTTTTCTGGACGACCAACGGCTTTATCGGGGTCCCCGAACTCGTGCCGATTGACGTCCAGGCCGGGCTGCAAGCGGGCGTGGCGGCGGTCGCGAACCCCGTCGTGGACGTCCTCGTGCTCGTCGTCCTGGCCGGGATCGGACTGCTCGTCTGGAACCGGATGCGCAGTCGCGGCCGCGCCACGGTGTCCGAACCGGAGCCTCGATGA
- a CDS encoding rhodanese-like domain-containing protein has protein sequence MLSTLTTAPTLAPADLRDALDSDTPPTVIDVRSPAEYSSVHIRGSYNVPLPLLAEHGEEFASRLPGQVVLICQSGNRARQANERLEAVGVDPDSVTVLDGGIAGYEAAGGEVVRGKGAWAMDRQVRMVAGSLVLAGVTASKVLSPKFAYLAGAIGAGLTYSAASNSCAMAAALSKMPWNRSTDEPGLGAVLDSLPARS, from the coding sequence ATGCTTTCCACCCTGACCACCGCCCCCACCCTCGCCCCGGCCGACCTGCGCGACGCCCTGGACTCTGACACCCCGCCCACCGTCATCGACGTGCGGTCGCCGGCCGAGTACTCCTCCGTCCACATCCGCGGCTCCTACAACGTGCCGCTGCCGTTGCTCGCGGAGCACGGCGAGGAGTTCGCCTCCCGCCTGCCGGGGCAGGTGGTCCTGATCTGCCAGTCCGGAAACCGCGCCCGGCAGGCGAACGAGCGCCTCGAGGCCGTGGGCGTGGACCCCGACTCCGTGACCGTGCTCGACGGCGGCATCGCCGGCTACGAGGCCGCCGGCGGCGAGGTCGTCCGCGGCAAGGGCGCCTGGGCGATGGACCGGCAGGTCCGGATGGTCGCCGGGTCGCTCGTCCTGGCGGGCGTCACGGCCTCCAAGGTGCTCTCGCCGAAGTTCGCCTACCTCGCCGGCGCGATCGGTGCGGGCCTGACGTACTCGGCCGCGAGCAATTCCTGCGCCATGGCGGCCGCGCTGTCGAAGATGCCGTGGAACCGTTCGACCGACGAGCCCGGGCTCGGCGCCGTCCTGGACTCGCTGCCCGCCCGCTCCTGA
- a CDS encoding DsbA family protein, with translation MSRSHRSGRLPIGTIPGLVMLAILIILVVAMWRAGDAGDGDTAGGGVVAQQQPDYSYAERRETGDPFALGPVDAPVGLVVFSDYQCPFCAQWSRETLPVMKERAEAGELRIEWRDVNVYGPASKRAAMASYAAAEQGRFWEFHDALFDGGRTRSERDLSEAALVALAGQLGMDTERFAADMISPQAAEEIARNEELGIEHGASATPVFILGGSPMVGAQPVEVFLDAHETALETSGGG, from the coding sequence GTGTCGCGATCGCACAGATCGGGCCGACTGCCGATCGGCACCATCCCCGGGCTCGTCATGCTGGCGATCCTCATCATCTTGGTGGTGGCTATGTGGCGAGCCGGAGATGCAGGCGATGGGGATACGGCCGGAGGGGGTGTCGTCGCGCAGCAGCAACCGGATTACTCCTATGCGGAGCGAAGGGAGACGGGCGATCCGTTCGCGCTCGGTCCCGTGGATGCTCCCGTCGGGCTGGTGGTCTTTTCCGACTACCAGTGTCCGTTCTGTGCGCAGTGGAGCCGCGAGACGCTTCCGGTGATGAAGGAGCGGGCCGAGGCAGGTGAGCTTCGCATCGAGTGGCGCGATGTCAACGTGTACGGCCCGGCGTCCAAGCGTGCGGCGATGGCCTCGTACGCAGCCGCCGAGCAGGGTCGGTTCTGGGAGTTTCACGACGCTCTGTTCGACGGTGGCCGCACACGGTCCGAACGGGATCTCTCCGAGGCGGCTCTCGTCGCTTTGGCGGGCCAGCTGGGGATGGACACCGAACGATTTGCCGCCGACATGATCTCACCGCAGGCGGCCGAGGAGATCGCACGGAACGAAGAGCTGGGGATCGAACACGGCGCGAGCGCGACCCCCGTGTTCATCCTGGGTGGGTCGCCGATGGTCGGCGCACAACCTGTCGAGGTCTTCCTCGACGCCCATGAGACGGCCCTCGAAACCTCGGGCGGAGGGTAG
- a CDS encoding DsbA family protein — MSTNQPLARHTLEAKYRRATIGNWILGAIAVFLGIVVLAQTLTGQSPTTGTSVAAESADGAQTTGGDMEFVRREADDPKAIGDVDAPVVLTEWIDLRCPFCASFSRDTLPVLIEEYVDTGRVRIEFTDVAYFGEQSEDAQIAAQAAANQDKYVDYITAVFDAAPDSGHPDLTREVLIDFAEQVDMPDMEKFTADLDDPQIRAQAEAETRNAQQLGVTATPFFVAGQAALSGAQPVATFREYLDEALAAVE; from the coding sequence GTGAGCACCAATCAACCGCTAGCCCGCCACACCCTTGAGGCGAAGTACCGGCGGGCGACCATCGGGAACTGGATCCTGGGTGCGATCGCCGTCTTCCTCGGGATCGTGGTGCTCGCCCAGACACTGACCGGCCAATCCCCGACGACTGGGACGTCTGTGGCCGCGGAGTCCGCTGACGGCGCGCAGACCACCGGGGGCGACATGGAGTTCGTTCGGCGCGAGGCCGATGACCCGAAGGCGATCGGTGATGTCGACGCACCGGTGGTCCTGACAGAGTGGATCGATCTGCGGTGCCCCTTCTGTGCTTCGTTCAGCCGCGACACACTGCCCGTGTTGATCGAGGAGTACGTGGACACCGGCAGGGTCCGCATCGAGTTCACCGACGTCGCCTACTTCGGCGAGCAGTCCGAGGACGCCCAGATCGCGGCGCAGGCCGCCGCGAACCAGGACAAGTACGTCGACTACATCACCGCCGTCTTCGACGCGGCCCCCGATAGCGGACACCCGGATCTGACCCGCGAGGTGCTCATCGACTTCGCTGAACAGGTCGACATGCCGGACATGGAGAAGTTCACCGCAGATCTCGATGATCCGCAGATCCGAGCGCAGGCGGAGGCCGAGACCCGCAATGCGCAGCAACTCGGCGTCACGGCCACCCCGTTCTTCGTCGCGGGCCAGGCCGCGCTGTCCGGAGCGCAGCCGGTGGCCACGTTCCGTGAGTATCTGGACGAAGCTCTCGCGGCGGTGGAGTGA
- a CDS encoding DUF302 domain-containing protein has translation MTYTRTITVPMSYEQALERTRAALADQGFGILTEIDVKATFNTKLGEEAAEAVGDYVILGACNPVLASKALAAEPQLGVLLPCNVVVRRGNGDGQTTVEAIDPQTMVQLSGSPQVREIADDADARLRAALSTSSEADPTRS, from the coding sequence ATGACTTACACCCGCACCATCACTGTCCCTATGTCCTACGAGCAGGCCCTGGAGCGCACCCGGGCCGCCCTGGCCGACCAGGGCTTCGGCATCCTGACCGAGATCGACGTCAAGGCGACCTTCAACACCAAGCTGGGCGAAGAGGCCGCCGAGGCCGTGGGCGACTACGTGATCCTGGGAGCCTGCAACCCCGTCCTGGCCAGCAAGGCCCTGGCCGCCGAACCGCAGCTCGGCGTCCTGCTGCCGTGCAACGTCGTGGTTCGTCGCGGCAACGGCGATGGGCAGACCACCGTGGAGGCCATCGACCCGCAGACCATGGTCCAGCTCAGCGGCAGTCCCCAGGTACGTGAGATTGCCGACGACGCCGACGCACGGTTGCGCGCGGCCCTGTCTACGAGCAGCGAAGCCGATCCCACGCGCAGCTGA
- a CDS encoding MBL fold metallo-hydrolase, with protein MLLERIYDEDLAQAGYFIGCQSKGEAVVVDARRDIREYLDLAARHGMTITAVTETHIHADYLSGTRELAAATGARVYVSGEGGDDWQYRFDAERLHHGDKLTLGNITVEAVHTPGHTPEHLSFLVTDGAFADTPGYLLSGDFVFSGDLGRPDLLDEAAGGVDTRYEGAKQIFRSLKDSFVTLPDHVQVFPGHGSGSACGKALGALPSTSVGYERRYAWWGGYVERDDEQGFIDELLDGQPDAHAYFGRMKRQNRQGPTVLGPLSPLREYAPAELSAALEANQVVVVDTRGQDEVHAGTVPGALNIPGVDKAASFGAWVYDPEKEDTPLVVLAPDEEVAGEYRDHLLRVGIDTVTGYTTTLEGLPTATPEMIGPDELGSFDAAMVLDVRNKSEHSDGHIPGSAQLSGGRVLWNLDQLPADGPIVTYCQSGVRNSVAASALRRAGYRVVELEGSYGAWSARNLASA; from the coding sequence ATGCTTCTCGAACGCATCTATGACGAGGACCTGGCGCAGGCCGGCTACTTCATCGGCTGCCAGTCCAAGGGCGAGGCCGTGGTCGTCGACGCCCGCCGCGACATCCGCGAGTACCTGGACCTCGCCGCCCGGCACGGCATGACGATCACCGCCGTGACCGAGACCCACATCCACGCCGACTACCTCTCGGGTACCCGCGAGCTCGCCGCGGCCACCGGGGCGAGGGTCTACGTCTCGGGCGAGGGCGGGGATGACTGGCAGTACCGTTTCGACGCTGAGCGGCTGCACCACGGTGACAAGCTCACGCTGGGCAACATCACCGTCGAGGCCGTGCACACGCCCGGGCACACCCCGGAGCACCTGTCGTTCCTGGTCACCGACGGGGCGTTCGCCGATACCCCCGGGTACTTGCTCTCCGGTGACTTCGTCTTCTCCGGGGACCTCGGCCGGCCCGATCTGCTCGATGAGGCCGCGGGCGGCGTCGACACCCGCTACGAGGGTGCCAAGCAGATCTTCCGCAGCCTGAAGGACTCGTTCGTCACGCTGCCGGACCACGTCCAGGTCTTCCCCGGCCACGGCTCGGGTAGCGCCTGCGGCAAGGCGCTGGGTGCACTGCCGTCGACCAGCGTCGGTTACGAGCGTCGCTACGCCTGGTGGGGCGGGTACGTCGAGCGTGACGACGAGCAGGGCTTCATCGACGAACTGCTCGACGGCCAGCCCGACGCGCACGCCTACTTCGGCCGGATGAAGCGACAGAACAGACAAGGCCCGACGGTCCTCGGCCCGCTTTCCCCACTCCGCGAGTACGCCCCGGCCGAGCTCTCAGCCGCGCTCGAGGCGAACCAGGTCGTCGTCGTCGACACCCGGGGCCAGGACGAGGTCCACGCCGGTACCGTCCCCGGTGCGCTCAACATCCCCGGCGTCGACAAGGCGGCGTCCTTCGGCGCCTGGGTCTACGACCCCGAGAAGGAGGACACGCCCCTGGTCGTGCTCGCGCCCGACGAGGAGGTCGCCGGTGAGTACCGCGACCACCTGCTGCGGGTTGGTATCGACACGGTCACCGGGTACACGACCACTCTGGAGGGCCTGCCCACCGCGACCCCCGAGATGATCGGCCCCGACGAGCTCGGCTCCTTCGACGCGGCGATGGTCCTGGACGTGCGCAACAAATCTGAGCACTCCGACGGCCACATCCCGGGCTCCGCGCAGCTCAGCGGCGGACGGGTGCTGTGGAACCTCGACCAGCTCCCGGCCGACGGTCCGATCGTGACCTACTGCCAGAGCGGCGTTCGCAACTCCGTGGCGGCCAGTGCCCTGCGCCGGGCCGGCTACCGCGTGGTCGAGCTCGAGGGCAGCTACGGCGCCTGGTCCGCGCGCAACCTCGCGTCCGCCTGA
- the lnt gene encoding apolipoprotein N-acyltransferase — MTLLVIRLGLAAMAGALVYAAFPPVGWWPTAFAGLALLVLALGPVRGRHPGTGTGALLGLVFGVVFFLLLVPWVGLYVGAYAAWGLALVEGLYLAAFGAGAVHLVRVGVQSGPFAVATTIGLAAWWSLWESIRGSWPWGGFPWGALAFGHADGVLLPLAALGGSRFLGTAIAATGFAAGLMILALLDRARPVSVAAPLAIPGAVLALLAIASTDLVTPNLGRAGTQQLRVAVIQGNVPRLGLDFNSQRTAVLRNHLDATYRLAGRVVAGEDLQPDLVLWPENASDVPVLDTREAAEQITAASEAVGAPISLGTIDRIADGPESFNTQLLWDGTSGPVDRHDKKYIQPFGEWLPWRGLFEALFPVAESAGHFLAGDGSGTLETSGVVTGVATCFEVAFDSAVRTPVAGGAQVLTVPTNNATFGYSPMTYQQLAMSRVRAVEHNVPVLVAATSGVSAVIAKDGTIEQRTEIFEAATLLADLPLGDAGTLATQVGAHVEIALDVLGIVALVLSLVFLRRAAILRRHLSPRSQETLS; from the coding sequence ATGACCCTGCTGGTGATCCGTCTGGGCTTGGCTGCCATGGCCGGTGCGCTCGTCTACGCCGCGTTCCCGCCCGTCGGATGGTGGCCGACCGCGTTCGCCGGCCTCGCCTTGCTCGTGCTCGCGCTCGGGCCGGTCCGGGGCCGCCACCCCGGAACCGGGACCGGCGCGCTCCTCGGCCTCGTCTTCGGGGTCGTCTTCTTCCTCCTCTTGGTCCCGTGGGTTGGTCTCTATGTGGGCGCCTACGCTGCGTGGGGGCTCGCGCTGGTGGAAGGGTTGTATCTGGCGGCGTTCGGGGCGGGCGCGGTACATCTCGTGCGAGTCGGGGTCCAGAGCGGCCCGTTCGCTGTGGCCACGACCATAGGACTCGCGGCGTGGTGGTCTCTCTGGGAATCCATCCGCGGGTCCTGGCCGTGGGGCGGTTTTCCCTGGGGCGCACTGGCGTTCGGCCACGCCGACGGTGTTCTGCTGCCGCTCGCGGCGCTGGGCGGTTCGCGATTCCTCGGGACCGCGATCGCTGCGACCGGTTTCGCGGCGGGGTTGATGATTCTGGCCCTGCTCGATCGAGCTCGGCCGGTCTCGGTGGCCGCGCCATTGGCGATACCGGGGGCCGTGCTGGCGCTGCTGGCGATCGCCTCCACCGACCTGGTCACACCCAATCTCGGCCGGGCGGGAACACAGCAACTTCGCGTCGCTGTAATCCAGGGCAACGTTCCCCGCCTGGGACTGGACTTCAATTCCCAGCGCACCGCGGTGCTGCGAAACCATCTCGACGCCACGTACCGACTGGCAGGGCGGGTCGTGGCCGGTGAGGATCTGCAGCCCGACCTCGTCCTGTGGCCGGAGAACGCCTCGGACGTGCCGGTCCTGGACACTCGAGAGGCGGCCGAGCAGATCACGGCCGCCTCCGAGGCGGTAGGGGCACCGATCTCACTGGGTACGATTGATCGCATCGCCGACGGCCCGGAGTCGTTCAATACGCAGCTGCTCTGGGACGGCACATCGGGGCCGGTGGACCGCCACGACAAGAAGTACATTCAGCCGTTCGGCGAGTGGCTACCGTGGCGCGGCCTCTTTGAGGCGCTTTTCCCCGTCGCAGAGAGCGCGGGGCACTTCCTCGCCGGTGACGGCTCGGGCACGCTCGAAACTTCAGGGGTCGTCACTGGCGTCGCGACCTGCTTCGAGGTGGCATTCGACTCCGCCGTACGCACACCCGTTGCCGGAGGTGCTCAGGTCCTCACCGTCCCCACCAACAACGCGACCTTCGGCTATTCCCCCATGACCTATCAGCAGCTCGCCATGTCGCGGGTCCGGGCGGTCGAGCACAACGTGCCGGTACTGGTCGCAGCCACTAGCGGTGTGAGCGCAGTCATCGCCAAAGACGGCACTATCGAGCAGCGGACGGAGATCTTCGAGGCGGCTACTCTCCTCGCCGACCTCCCACTGGGCGACGCCGGGACCCTGGCCACGCAGGTGGGAGCGCACGTCGAGATCGCACTCGATGTACTCGGGATAGTTGCACTCGTGCTCTCACTGGTCTTCCTCCGGCGCGCAGCAATCCTTCGCCGGCACCTGAGTCCCCGCAGCCAAGAAACTCTGAGTTAG
- a CDS encoding M56 family metallopeptidase, with amino-acid sequence MTSGLLAAMLIIGLVVSALAGPRVLRSAAPLLMRVPRLAAGLLAGGVAAWVLTLLAVGPVLAWVLSGPVVLPARAAQVCEQCLAAANPFGDQTFNTPFPVAILLALPAAAVLLHLTSVSIETIRRRRSTLRTAMRYRQTARPRRMHGYDVLLADDSHPFALSLPRRHGGIVISTGAVQLFSVDELVAVLAHEHAHLQQRHHLITAIVSGLTTRLRWIPMLAAAEDALGHYLEIAADDHARRVSGTPALAGALLVLGQAARLSQQPTAEGALYALGPNRIAHLVQPDRGTAGAVAATASTCCMAALIALAAFVHIPYMLAALSGCI; translated from the coding sequence ATGACCTCCGGACTGCTGGCCGCGATGCTGATCATCGGACTGGTCGTGTCCGCACTGGCGGGCCCGCGAGTACTGCGCAGCGCCGCCCCGCTGCTTATGAGGGTCCCGCGCCTGGCCGCAGGACTGCTCGCCGGCGGCGTGGCGGCCTGGGTGCTGACACTTCTCGCGGTGGGGCCGGTGCTCGCATGGGTACTTTCGGGGCCGGTGGTGCTTCCAGCCCGTGCAGCCCAGGTGTGTGAGCAGTGCCTTGCTGCCGCCAATCCGTTCGGTGACCAGACGTTCAACACTCCCTTCCCGGTGGCAATTCTGCTGGCACTGCCAGCAGCCGCCGTGTTGCTGCACCTGACCTCAGTCAGCATCGAGACCATCCGCCGCCGCCGAAGCACGCTGCGCACCGCAATGCGATACCGACAGACCGCACGGCCTCGACGCATGCACGGATACGACGTGCTCCTGGCGGACGATTCACACCCATTCGCCCTCAGCCTCCCCCGCCGCCACGGCGGCATCGTGATCTCCACCGGCGCAGTCCAGCTGTTCTCCGTCGACGAACTCGTGGCCGTCCTAGCCCACGAGCACGCCCACCTACAGCAGCGCCACCATCTCATTACCGCGATCGTCAGCGGACTGACCACAAGACTGCGGTGGATCCCGATGCTGGCCGCCGCCGAGGACGCCCTGGGCCACTACCTGGAGATCGCCGCCGACGACCACGCCCGGCGAGTATCCGGAACTCCCGCGCTGGCGGGGGCGCTACTCGTCCTCGGTCAGGCCGCCCGCCTCTCCCAGCAACCAACCGCAGAAGGAGCGCTCTACGCGCTCGGCCCGAACCGGATCGCGCACCTCGTGCAACCTGACCGCGGGACCGCCGGAGCCGTAGCCGCGACCGCCAGCACCTGCTGCATGGCCGCTCTGATCGCCCTCGCCGCATTCGTCCACATCCCTTACATGTTGGCGGCACTCAGCGGCTGCATCTGA
- a CDS encoding cytochrome c biogenesis CcdA family protein, producing the protein MDIGLVGAFLGGVLTLLSPCSAMLLPAFFSYAFAAPRELLTRTGVFYLGLATTLVPLGVLAGTLGAFVNEHRFTFVTVASVLVIVLGLLMLLNVPVPFLRRGTNTEGTSMTAVYALGTVYGLAGVCAGPLLGAVLTVAAVSGTPLSGGIIVLVFAAGMALPLFVLSLLWGRFPAVRNLVRPREVKIGRWSNTWTGLIGGALTVAVGVLLLVTAGTTELSGILGASDQAALEGAVLDSAGSIPDLLVIVAAVALASIGWFIIRRRRKRAPAVSGVSLPETVQLHTAAAARADTRFDE; encoded by the coding sequence GTGGACATCGGACTTGTTGGCGCGTTCCTCGGTGGTGTCCTGACGCTGCTCAGCCCGTGCTCGGCGATGTTGCTGCCCGCGTTCTTCTCCTACGCCTTCGCCGCCCCGCGGGAGCTCCTCACCCGCACCGGCGTCTTCTACCTGGGCCTGGCCACCACGCTCGTCCCCCTCGGGGTCCTCGCCGGGACGCTCGGGGCCTTCGTCAACGAGCACCGGTTCACCTTCGTCACCGTGGCCTCCGTCCTCGTGATCGTGCTCGGCCTCCTCATGCTGCTCAACGTCCCCGTGCCGTTCCTGCGCCGGGGGACCAACACCGAGGGCACCTCGATGACGGCCGTCTACGCCCTCGGCACGGTCTACGGGCTCGCCGGCGTCTGCGCGGGCCCGCTGCTCGGCGCCGTCCTCACCGTGGCCGCCGTCTCCGGCACGCCACTGTCCGGCGGGATCATCGTCCTGGTCTTCGCCGCAGGGATGGCGCTGCCACTGTTCGTCCTCTCGCTCCTGTGGGGACGCTTCCCCGCCGTCCGGAACCTCGTCCGGCCGCGCGAAGTGAAGATCGGACGCTGGAGCAACACCTGGACCGGCCTCATCGGTGGCGCGCTCACAGTCGCGGTCGGCGTCCTGCTGCTGGTCACTGCCGGCACCACCGAACTGAGCGGCATCCTCGGCGCGTCCGACCAGGCTGCGCTGGAAGGTGCCGTGCTCGACAGTGCGGGCAGTATCCCCGATCTCCTCGTGATCGTGGCCGCTGTGGCACTCGCTTCAATCGGCTGGTTCATCATCCGCAGGCGCCGTAAGCGTGCTCCGGCTGTCTCGGGAGTCTCGCTGCCAGAGACCGTCCAGCTCCACACCGCTGCGGCTGCCAGGGCGGATACCAGGTTCGACGAATGA
- a CDS encoding cytochrome c biogenesis CcdA family protein produces the protein MTTDTVVILAQSIGETFQQTVVSGPILLALGAAVLAGLVSFASPCVVPLVPGYLAYLASVVGAERPAVTAAGAERRRVEAGTLTLEERKRRVSSRRRVVLASVLFVGGFTVVFVLLSAMVLGTVQYISPRQELLQRIGGVVTICMGLVFIGVVPALQRDTRMQPKALTTWLGAPMLGGVFALGWTPCLGPTLAAALSVAAGTGLDASRGVVLIVAYCAGLGLPFVLVAFGSTWALRTVGWLQRHTRKIQVFGGVMLILVGLLLLSGAWALFIGWLRDFAISDTTLPI, from the coding sequence ATGACGACAGACACCGTAGTCATCCTCGCCCAGTCGATCGGGGAGACCTTTCAGCAGACGGTCGTGTCCGGGCCGATTCTGCTCGCCCTCGGGGCCGCCGTGCTGGCCGGGCTGGTCTCGTTCGCCTCACCCTGCGTAGTGCCGCTCGTGCCCGGCTACCTCGCGTATCTGGCCAGTGTCGTGGGAGCAGAACGGCCCGCCGTCACCGCAGCTGGAGCCGAGCGCCGCCGGGTCGAAGCCGGCACTCTCACGCTGGAGGAGAGAAAGCGGAGAGTATCGAGTAGGCGCCGAGTGGTGTTGGCCTCAGTACTGTTCGTCGGTGGCTTCACCGTGGTGTTCGTGCTGCTGTCGGCGATGGTCCTCGGGACCGTGCAGTACATCTCGCCCCGACAGGAACTTCTCCAGCGCATCGGGGGCGTCGTCACGATCTGCATGGGACTTGTGTTCATCGGTGTCGTCCCCGCGCTCCAACGCGATACGCGGATGCAGCCCAAGGCGCTGACCACGTGGCTGGGGGCGCCGATGCTCGGCGGGGTGTTCGCCCTTGGTTGGACGCCGTGCCTGGGGCCGACCCTGGCGGCGGCCCTCTCGGTCGCAGCCGGCACGGGCCTGGATGCGAGTCGCGGCGTGGTGCTCATCGTCGCCTACTGCGCGGGGCTGGGCCTGCCGTTCGTTCTCGTGGCTTTCGGCTCGACGTGGGCGCTACGCACCGTGGGGTGGCTACAGCGACACACACGCAAGATCCAGGTGTTCGGCGGCGTGATGCTCATCCTGGTGGGTCTTCTCCTGCTCAGCGGCGCATGGGCGCTGTTCATCGGCTGGCTGCGGGACTTCGCGATCAGCGACACGACCCTGCCGATCTGA
- a CDS encoding BlaI/MecI/CopY family transcriptional regulator, with the protein MSAAETVGEPPRLGTLETQVMDLLWDEGTFTIRELIGRLPGDFAYTTIATVLTNLHRKNLVDSGKRGRSTVYEARCTREEHVASVMDHALGTSRDRAASILNFAERIPDTDLDLLRDYLRRRDEGINP; encoded by the coding sequence ATGAGCGCTGCCGAGACCGTCGGGGAGCCGCCCCGGCTGGGAACCCTGGAGACACAGGTGATGGACCTGCTGTGGGACGAGGGGACCTTCACCATCCGCGAGCTCATCGGTCGACTACCCGGAGACTTCGCGTACACCACCATCGCCACCGTTCTGACCAACCTGCACCGCAAGAACCTGGTCGACTCCGGCAAAAGGGGTCGATCCACGGTGTACGAGGCACGGTGCACCCGTGAGGAACACGTCGCCTCGGTAATGGACCATGCACTTGGCACGAGCAGGGATCGCGCGGCGTCCATCCTGAACTTCGCGGAGCGGATCCCCGACACCGACCTGGACCTGCTGCGCGACTACCTCCGTCGCCGCGACGAAGGGATCAACCCATGA
- a CDS encoding metal-sensitive transcriptional regulator: MQLDTVELTPALNRLKRAQGQLGAVVRMIEEGGDCKDVVTQLSAVSKALDRAGFAIIASGLEQCLTNPEESLGKKDLEKLFLSLA, encoded by the coding sequence ATGCAGCTCGACACCGTTGAATTGACACCCGCACTCAACCGCCTCAAGCGTGCCCAGGGGCAGCTCGGGGCCGTGGTGCGCATGATCGAGGAGGGCGGCGACTGCAAGGACGTCGTCACCCAGCTCTCGGCGGTGTCCAAGGCCCTGGACCGGGCCGGCTTCGCGATCATCGCCAGCGGCCTCGAGCAGTGCCTGACCAACCCCGAGGAATCGCTGGGCAAGAAGGATTTGGAGAAGCTGTTTCTCTCCCTGGCCTGA